The Primulina huaijiensis isolate GDHJ02 chromosome 17, ASM1229523v2, whole genome shotgun sequence genome window below encodes:
- the LOC140963194 gene encoding protein PIN-LIKES 2-like isoform X1, whose protein sequence is MESIFAQNQNSMRSTRDDLIHSILPLLKLICLTVFGLILAHPKTQVVPKATFKLLSKLVFALFLPCVIFNHLGEAITLKNFVLWWFIPVNVILSTAIGCVLGFIVAKICRPPPEFVRFTVIMTAFGNTGNLPLAIVGSICHSSDNLFGPDCHTNGTAYVSFAQWVAVLLVYTLVYHMMEPPMEYYELVEDDVEIQEHLSTNDLSRPLFVEAEWPGMEDRETENCKTPLIAQVFGNASSISQISIPDHDSSDEIRSRPGSPKSLRCLAEPRMVRKIRIVAEKTPISHILQPPTFATLLAFLIGMIPPIKSIVYGDNAPLAFITDSLEILAGAMVPSVMLILGGMLAEGPNESRLGVRTTVGVIIARLLVLPLVGVGVVSLADRLNFLIHGDMMYRFVILLQYSTPSAILLGAVASLRGYAIKEASALLFWQHVFAIFSLAMCAIVYFKMLLPYA, encoded by the coding sequence ATGGAATCTATTTTTGCCCAAAATCAGAATAGCATGCGCTCCACTAGAGACGATCTTATACACTCTATTCTTCCGTTGTTGAAACTCATATGTCTCACTGTTTTTGGGTTGATTCTTGCTCACCCGAAAACTCAAGTTGTTCCAAAGGCAACTTTCAAGCTTCTTAGCAAGCTCGTGTTTGCTTTGTTCTTGCCTTGTGTGATCTTCAATCATCTCGGGGAAGCTATAACTCTCAAGAATTTCGTTCTATGGTGGTTCATACCTGTTAATGTGATTCTTAGTACTGCTATAGGCTGTGTTTTGGGCTTCATAGTGGCAAAGATATGCCGGCCTCCTCCAGAATTCGTAAGGTTTACAGTTATTATGACGGCATTTGGAAACACGGGCAACCTCCCTCTTGCTATTGTCGGGTCCATTTGCCATAGCTCCGACAATCTATTTGGTCCCGACTGTCACACGAATGGGACTGCTTATGTATCTTTTGCGCAATGGGTTGCTGTTCTTCTTGTTTATACTCTGGTTTACCACATGATGGAGCCGCCGATGGAATATTACGAGCTTGTTGAGGATGATGTTGAAATTCAGGAACATTTATCAACAAATGATCTTAGCCGGCCACTCTTCGTGGAAGCCGAATGGCCTGGAATGGAAGATAGAGAAACTGAGAACTGTAAAACTCCATTAATAGCACAAGTATTTGGGAATGCATCGAGCATTTCTCAAATTTCTATTCCGGATCACGATTCATCGGATGAAATACGTTCGCGTCCTGGGAGTCCAAAATCACTCAGATGCTTAGCAGAGCCACGAATGGTTAGAAAAATAAGAATTGTTGCTGAGAAAACTCCAATCTCTCACATTCTTCAGCCCCCGACATTCGCTACGTTGTTGGCTTTCCTGATTGGTATGATTCCGCCTATCAAATCTATTGTCTATGGCGATAATGCGCCACTTGCATTCATCACAGATAGTTTAGAAATATTGGCTGGAGCAATGGTGCCTTCAGTAATGCTAATTCTTGGAGGAATGCTTGCTGAGGGTCCCAACGAATCAAGACTCGGAGTTCGAACTACAGTTGGTGTTATCATTGCAAGACTCTTGGTTCTCCCCTTAGTAGGCGTTGGGGTTGTTTCTTTAGCAGATAGACTAAATTTTTTGATCCACGGGGATATGATGTATCGGTTTGTGATTCTGTTGCAGTACTCGACACCGAGTGCCATCTTATTGGGAGCAGTGGCTAGCTTGAGGGGTTACGCAATAAAAGAAGCTTCGGCTCTACTCTTTTGGCAACATGTCTTTGCTATCTTCTCACTGGCAATGTGCGCCATAGTTTACTTCAAGATGTTGCTTCCTTATGCTTGA
- the LOC140963194 gene encoding protein PIN-LIKES 2-like isoform X2: MRSTRDDLIHSILPLLKLICLTVFGLILAHPKTQVVPKATFKLLSKLVFALFLPCVIFNHLGEAITLKNFVLWWFIPVNVILSTAIGCVLGFIVAKICRPPPEFVRFTVIMTAFGNTGNLPLAIVGSICHSSDNLFGPDCHTNGTAYVSFAQWVAVLLVYTLVYHMMEPPMEYYELVEDDVEIQEHLSTNDLSRPLFVEAEWPGMEDRETENCKTPLIAQVFGNASSISQISIPDHDSSDEIRSRPGSPKSLRCLAEPRMVRKIRIVAEKTPISHILQPPTFATLLAFLIGMIPPIKSIVYGDNAPLAFITDSLEILAGAMVPSVMLILGGMLAEGPNESRLGVRTTVGVIIARLLVLPLVGVGVVSLADRLNFLIHGDMMYRFVILLQYSTPSAILLGAVASLRGYAIKEASALLFWQHVFAIFSLAMCAIVYFKMLLPYA; this comes from the coding sequence ATGCGCTCCACTAGAGACGATCTTATACACTCTATTCTTCCGTTGTTGAAACTCATATGTCTCACTGTTTTTGGGTTGATTCTTGCTCACCCGAAAACTCAAGTTGTTCCAAAGGCAACTTTCAAGCTTCTTAGCAAGCTCGTGTTTGCTTTGTTCTTGCCTTGTGTGATCTTCAATCATCTCGGGGAAGCTATAACTCTCAAGAATTTCGTTCTATGGTGGTTCATACCTGTTAATGTGATTCTTAGTACTGCTATAGGCTGTGTTTTGGGCTTCATAGTGGCAAAGATATGCCGGCCTCCTCCAGAATTCGTAAGGTTTACAGTTATTATGACGGCATTTGGAAACACGGGCAACCTCCCTCTTGCTATTGTCGGGTCCATTTGCCATAGCTCCGACAATCTATTTGGTCCCGACTGTCACACGAATGGGACTGCTTATGTATCTTTTGCGCAATGGGTTGCTGTTCTTCTTGTTTATACTCTGGTTTACCACATGATGGAGCCGCCGATGGAATATTACGAGCTTGTTGAGGATGATGTTGAAATTCAGGAACATTTATCAACAAATGATCTTAGCCGGCCACTCTTCGTGGAAGCCGAATGGCCTGGAATGGAAGATAGAGAAACTGAGAACTGTAAAACTCCATTAATAGCACAAGTATTTGGGAATGCATCGAGCATTTCTCAAATTTCTATTCCGGATCACGATTCATCGGATGAAATACGTTCGCGTCCTGGGAGTCCAAAATCACTCAGATGCTTAGCAGAGCCACGAATGGTTAGAAAAATAAGAATTGTTGCTGAGAAAACTCCAATCTCTCACATTCTTCAGCCCCCGACATTCGCTACGTTGTTGGCTTTCCTGATTGGTATGATTCCGCCTATCAAATCTATTGTCTATGGCGATAATGCGCCACTTGCATTCATCACAGATAGTTTAGAAATATTGGCTGGAGCAATGGTGCCTTCAGTAATGCTAATTCTTGGAGGAATGCTTGCTGAGGGTCCCAACGAATCAAGACTCGGAGTTCGAACTACAGTTGGTGTTATCATTGCAAGACTCTTGGTTCTCCCCTTAGTAGGCGTTGGGGTTGTTTCTTTAGCAGATAGACTAAATTTTTTGATCCACGGGGATATGATGTATCGGTTTGTGATTCTGTTGCAGTACTCGACACCGAGTGCCATCTTATTGGGAGCAGTGGCTAGCTTGAGGGGTTACGCAATAAAAGAAGCTTCGGCTCTACTCTTTTGGCAACATGTCTTTGCTATCTTCTCACTGGCAATGTGCGCCATAGTTTACTTCAAGATGTTGCTTCCTTATGCTTGA